Within Streptomyces sp. WMMC940, the genomic segment TCGATCGGACCGGGACATCCCCCACATCGGTGATGAACTGGCGGTGGCGCGGGCCCTGAACGGGGTGAGCCACTCCCTGCTCCACGAGGTGGCCACGGAGATCGAGTCCCGCACCGGCGAGCAGGTGCACCGCCTCCGCGAGGGATGAGCCGCCGGTCCCCCGGGCCCGACTTCGGTGGCGCCCCGGGAACGTCCGGGCGCCGACCGTCGTCCGGCACGCGGAGCGCTGCACCGGCCGATTTCGCGCCACTCCCGACCAGCTCCGTTCGGTGACGCATCCTGTGCGAAGCGTAGCCAGGATGGCGCGAACCCCTCTTGAGCCGGCCTTGCGATCGCAAAAGACTCTGTCCTGTGCCGAGACGGGTGTCCGCCCGCACGGGGGTCTGCGGCACTCCGCCGTACAGGCCGCGAGGAGGCCCCCTATGCCCGAAACCGGCACGCGCCGCACCGGACATCCGATCACCCTTGCCGACGGCACGCCCACCCGGACGCGGGAGGCGACCCCCGCCGACCTCGGCCCGGTCCAGGCGCTGCACCACCGCTGCTCGCCCGGCAGCCGTGCCATGCGCTACCACGCGGGCACGCCCGGACTGTCGGCGGCCGGCTGGCGGCTGCTGTGCGATCCGGAGCGCGGCACCACCCTGGTCACCACCACCGCCCAGCGGACGGACCGCATCATCGCCATGACCAACGTCATGCGCACCGCTCGGCAGGGCGTCGGCGAGTTCGCGGTGCTGATCGAGGACGCCTGGCAGTCCAAGGGGCTGGGTACGGCGCTCACCGCCCATGCCGCCGACGTCGCCCGGCGGGACGGGCACCACACCCTGACCGCGGCGGTGGCCGCGGCCAATGTGCCGATGCTCCACGTCCTGGAGACCCTGGACGCGCCGCCCGCCCGGGCCACCGGCCCGGTCCTCGACATCGAGATACCGCTGTAGGGCGTGGCGGACGCAGTGCGGGGCGGCGAAATCGCGTTGCACCGCCGGGGCGGGGTGCATCAGGCTTCGGCGCATGTCCGACAACGAAGCCGGCGGTCCACGGGATGTGTCCGCACTCTTCTCCCGGGGCCGGCTGACGGCGATCCCGCGGAAGGCCGCCCGCCGTCGGCATCTGCTCGACCACCTCGCCCGGACCCTGTTCCAGCAGGGTCGGGAGTACACCGAGCGCGAGGTCAACGACGCCATCCGGACGGTCCACCAAGACTGCTCGGCGCTGCGCCGGTATCTGGTCGAGGCCCGGCTGCTGACCCGCGCCAGGGACGGCAGCGCCTACCGGCGGGCCGTGTGACCGCACCCGGGGGAGAGGGGGCGGTCCATGCCGAACCCCCGTCCGCGGGGACGGGGGTTCGCCGGCCGAGCCCGGGTGACGTCAGGCGGCCTGCTTGATCGCCGAGATGTCGAAGTTCAGCCTCACCTTGTCGCTCACCATCACGCCGCCGGTCTCCAGCGCGGCGTTCCAGGTCAGACCCCAGTCGGAGCGCAGGATCTCGGCGCTGCCCTCGAAGCCGACGCGCTCGTTGCCGTAGACGTCGGTCGCCGTGCCGTTGAACTCCAGGTCGATGGAGAGCGGGCGGGTGACGTCCTTGATGGTGAGGTCGCCGCTGATGCGGTACTTCTCGCCGCCGAGCTGCTCGGCCGTGGTCGAGCGGAAGGACATCACCGGAAAGGTCTCGGCGTCGAAGAAGTCACCGCTGCGCAGGTGCCCGTCACGGTCGCCGATGCCGGTGTCGATGCTGGCGATCTTGACGTCGATGACGGCGGTGGAGCGGGACGGGTCGGCACCGTCCAGGTGCAGCGTGCCCTCGTGGTCGCTGAACGTGCCGCGCACGTTCGTGACCATGGCATGGCGGACCGTGAAGCCGATGCTGCTGTGGGCCGGGTCGATGGCGTACTTGCCGGTGAGGGCTGCCAGTGCGGGGTCCACAGGGCGGGGGGCGGCGGGGGCGGTCTCGCTGGTCTTGCGGTTGAACAGGCCCATGATTGCTCCTCGGGGACGTGGTCGGGCGGGTCGGTGGCCTTCCCGGCCACTCGTTGAACCTTCAACGACACTCACCATAGAAGCATTCCCGTTCAAATTTCAACTTTCCTTCGTGGGTCTTCCCCTCGCCGCGCGCCGGGACCGCACCCTGCTGCCCCGCCCGGCGCCACTCGGGCCGGCGGCGCCGGCGACTCCGACGACCCCGTCCCGGCGCGCACCCAGCGCCCGGGTCGCACTTCAGAGGCCCTCGCACCGCATGCGCGGTCGCCGTCGTCACGGCCGTGCCCATGGCCCCGCGGCGCCGGCGACGGCCTGATCGAGGCGTTGTGGCCGACCTCCCCGGGTGCTATGCCAACTGCCAACCGGACCATGTCACTTCGTTCCCGGAGGCCCCGTTGCCCGCCCTGCCCGCCTGGTCCCGCCGCGCCCTGCTGCTCGCCTCCGGCTCAGGCGCGCTCTCCCTGGCCCTGCCCGCTCCCGCCTCCGCTCCCGCGTCCGGCACCCCGGCCGGAGCGGGCGGCAGCGCCGACGATGTGTACGCCGCACTGCGCCGCCGCTGGCTGGAACTCCAGCTCGGCACCGACTACGACCCGGCCGCGGAGCCGTACGCCTCGCGGCTCGCGGAGACCGGCCGCCTCGCCCGCACCTTCCGCGACTCCATGGCACCTGCCGGGGACTCCCTCTTCCCCGGCCTCCGCTTCGACCCGCCGTCCGGCATCACGGCCGGCTACAGCAGGCTGTGGACCATGGCACAGGCCTGCCTCCAGCCGGGCACCGGATCGACCGGGGACACGGCGATGCTCGCCGACGTCGT encodes:
- a CDS encoding dsRBD fold-containing protein, which produces MPHIGDELAVARALNGVSHSLLHEVATEIESRTGEQVHRLREG
- a CDS encoding GNAT family N-acetyltransferase; translated protein: MPETGTRRTGHPITLADGTPTRTREATPADLGPVQALHHRCSPGSRAMRYHAGTPGLSAAGWRLLCDPERGTTLVTTTAQRTDRIIAMTNVMRTARQGVGEFAVLIEDAWQSKGLGTALTAHAADVARRDGHHTLTAAVAAANVPMLHVLETLDAPPARATGPVLDIEIPL
- a CDS encoding DUF2087 domain-containing protein codes for the protein MSDNEAGGPRDVSALFSRGRLTAIPRKAARRRHLLDHLARTLFQQGREYTEREVNDAIRTVHQDCSALRRYLVEARLLTRARDGSAYRRAV
- a CDS encoding YceI family protein translates to MGLFNRKTSETAPAAPRPVDPALAALTGKYAIDPAHSSIGFTVRHAMVTNVRGTFSDHEGTLHLDGADPSRSTAVIDVKIASIDTGIGDRDGHLRSGDFFDAETFPVMSFRSTTAEQLGGEKYRISGDLTIKDVTRPLSIDLEFNGTATDVYGNERVGFEGSAEILRSDWGLTWNAALETGGVMVSDKVRLNFDISAIKQAA